The following are encoded together in the Arcticibacterium luteifluviistationis genome:
- a CDS encoding MFS transporter — protein MKVKGLRWWVIGLIAFATIINYIDRQTLNVLWPDIADDLYPDKTSDERKEIYAYISIIFVFSYAFGQAIFGKIFDWIGTRLGFALSIGVWSLATALHALATSFGIFALFRSILGIAEAGNWPGAAKANSEWFPTNERAFAQGLFNSGAAIGGIISIPLIAFLSIYFSWQYIFILVGLVGLLWLIPWFVLVKSPPGKHPWLTESEREYILNGQLDQGEDAEGNTSNYTPDTKELLGHKESWGVILATAAIDPIWWLFVFWIPIYLNEVYGMDVKAIGLYGWVPYVGAMFGAWFGGLLAQNRLKKGWSVNKTRKMVITLGCVIMLPALLAMASPGGPTTAVLIMAVILFGFQTAIGNIQTLPSDIFNGKTVGTLSGFSGMAAKLGAAALTYLVPWLTSGGNYTPAFIIGAALAVITMLSIWIFIPNIERLKRAF, from the coding sequence ATGAAAGTAAAAGGATTACGCTGGTGGGTTATAGGCCTTATAGCATTTGCCACGATAATTAATTATATCGACAGGCAAACACTAAATGTACTTTGGCCTGATATTGCAGATGACTTATATCCAGATAAAACGAGTGACGAAAGAAAGGAGATCTATGCATATATTTCAATAATATTTGTATTCTCTTATGCTTTTGGACAGGCCATATTTGGAAAAATATTTGATTGGATAGGAACTCGTTTAGGCTTTGCATTATCTATAGGAGTTTGGTCCCTAGCCACTGCTCTTCATGCACTAGCCACCTCTTTCGGAATCTTCGCACTTTTTAGATCTATTTTAGGAATAGCAGAAGCAGGAAACTGGCCTGGAGCGGCAAAAGCGAACTCTGAATGGTTTCCAACAAATGAAAGAGCATTTGCTCAAGGATTGTTTAATTCTGGAGCAGCCATAGGTGGTATAATTTCTATACCCTTAATTGCCTTTCTATCTATCTATTTTAGTTGGCAATATATCTTCATTCTAGTAGGGTTAGTTGGTTTACTTTGGTTAATTCCATGGTTTGTTTTAGTAAAATCGCCACCAGGAAAACACCCTTGGTTAACTGAAAGTGAACGTGAATATATTTTAAACGGGCAACTAGACCAAGGCGAAGATGCTGAAGGCAATACCAGTAACTATACTCCTGATACTAAAGAACTATTAGGACATAAAGAAAGCTGGGGTGTTATTTTGGCCACTGCGGCCATTGACCCTATTTGGTGGTTATTTGTATTCTGGATACCTATCTACTTAAATGAGGTATACGGTATGGACGTAAAAGCCATTGGACTTTATGGATGGGTACCTTACGTAGGTGCAATGTTTGGTGCATGGTTTGGAGGCTTACTAGCACAAAACAGACTAAAAAAAGGGTGGAGCGTTAACAAAACAAGAAAGATGGTAATTACACTAGGATGTGTAATAATGCTGCCTGCTTTATTAGCTATGGCTAGCCCAGGTGGTCCAACAACGGCCGTTTTAATAATGGCTGTTATATTATTCGGATTTCAAACTGCCATTGGAAATATTCAAACATTACCTAGCGATATTTTTAACGGAAAAACAGTTGGAACATTATCAGGGTTTTCTGGTATGGCAGCCAAGTTAGGTGCCGCAGCTTTAACATACTTAGTTCCATGGCTAACAAGTGGAGGAAATTATACACCAGCATTTATCATAGGTGCGGCATTGGCAGTAATTACCATGCTAAGTATTTGGATCTTTATACCAAATATTGAACGACTTAAAAGAGCGTTTTAA
- a CDS encoding SDR family NAD(P)-dependent oxidoreductase, with translation MDKIKGQIAVITGATGGIGFQVAKRLGTDGYTVILNGIADEDGAARVKELTAEGITAEYYGFDVTKEEEVTANINKIGEKYGRIDVLVNNAGGLGGRSRFEEMTTEFYRNVMALNLDSVFFASRAAIPFLKKGENSSIINYTSNAAWNAGGPGAGIYGTSKAGVHAITRALAKDLAEYGIRVNAVSPGTIDTPFHAQIKSTKPEVFASWKNSILLGRLGQPEEVASVVSFLASKDASFITAETIQIGGGQALGI, from the coding sequence ATGGATAAAATAAAAGGACAAATAGCAGTAATAACCGGTGCAACCGGCGGAATAGGATTTCAAGTAGCAAAAAGACTTGGAACAGACGGATATACTGTGATTTTAAATGGTATCGCAGATGAAGATGGTGCAGCAAGAGTAAAAGAACTTACTGCAGAGGGAATTACAGCCGAGTACTATGGATTCGATGTTACAAAAGAAGAAGAAGTAACAGCAAACATTAATAAAATAGGTGAAAAGTACGGAAGAATTGATGTTCTAGTTAATAACGCAGGTGGACTAGGCGGAAGATCTAGGTTTGAAGAAATGACAACCGAATTTTACAGAAATGTAATGGCCCTAAACCTTGATTCAGTATTTTTTGCATCTAGAGCTGCAATACCTTTCCTTAAAAAAGGAGAGAATAGTTCCATAATAAACTATACCTCTAATGCCGCTTGGAATGCTGGTGGACCAGGAGCCGGAATATACGGTACTTCTAAAGCAGGTGTTCATGCAATAACAAGAGCGTTGGCAAAAGATTTAGCTGAATACGGTATCAGAGTCAATGCTGTATCGCCAGGTACTATTGACACTCCTTTTCATGCTCAAATAAAATCAACCAAACCTGAAGTTTTTGCTTCATGGAAAAACAGCATTTTGTTGGGTAGATTGGGGCAACCTGAAGAAGTAGCATCTGTAGTTTCATTTTTAGCAAGTAAAGATGCTTCTTTTATAACTGCCGAAACTATTCAAATTGGTGGTGGACAGGCATTAGGAATATAA
- a CDS encoding sugar kinase yields the protein MDTKKVVTFGEVMMRLSAPGYQKIVQTANMEVRFGGSEMNVAASLANLGMVAKHVTVLPDNLLGKKAKSFIRKLDINTQNVIISGNRMGLYFLEKGASMRSSQIVYDRENSAFEKLDPDWFDWAEILSDANWFHWSGITAALSSSAAKACLDAVKMANKLNIPISSDIYFRQGQWKYGKLPTDVLPEIASYSTVLLANELNMRDLLGVEFDEETESFEDACRKTLQKYPNIKKIVDTDRQSFSSHHNKISSKLFDGSQLYESETQEITFIIDRVGGGDAFLGGFIYGQLNLDNDLESLNFGTAASALKHTIEGDFNLASIEEIQNLVSGDISGRIKR from the coding sequence ATGGATACTAAAAAAGTAGTTACTTTCGGGGAAGTTATGATGCGGCTATCCGCACCTGGCTATCAAAAAATAGTGCAAACCGCAAATATGGAAGTGAGGTTTGGAGGTTCAGAAATGAATGTAGCAGCCTCATTAGCTAATTTAGGAATGGTGGCTAAGCATGTCACCGTTTTACCGGACAACCTATTAGGAAAGAAAGCTAAATCCTTCATTAGGAAACTCGATATTAACACCCAAAATGTTATCATTTCAGGTAATAGAATGGGCTTATATTTTCTAGAGAAAGGGGCCTCCATGCGTTCTAGTCAAATAGTGTATGATAGAGAAAATTCAGCTTTTGAAAAACTAGATCCTGACTGGTTTGATTGGGCTGAAATTTTAAGCGACGCGAATTGGTTTCACTGGAGTGGAATTACTGCTGCACTAAGTAGTTCGGCTGCAAAGGCATGTTTAGACGCCGTCAAAATGGCAAATAAACTAAACATTCCAATTTCTTCAGATATCTACTTCAGACAAGGACAATGGAAATACGGCAAATTGCCTACAGATGTTTTACCTGAAATAGCTTCTTACTCCACTGTCCTTTTGGCCAATGAACTTAATATGCGAGACCTTCTCGGTGTGGAGTTTGATGAAGAAACCGAAAGTTTTGAAGATGCTTGCAGAAAAACTTTACAAAAATACCCTAACATTAAAAAGATAGTAGATACTGACCGTCAATCTTTTAGCTCACATCATAATAAAATTTCGTCTAAACTTTTCGACGGAAGCCAACTTTATGAATCTGAGACACAGGAGATTACTTTTATTATAGACCGCGTAGGCGGAGGAGATGCCTTTCTCGGTGGTTTTATCTACGGTCAGTTAAACTTAGACAATGATCTAGAATCACTAAACTTTGGTACCGCAGCTTCGGCATTAAAACACACCATTGAAGGAGATTTCAATTTAGCAAGTATTGAAGAAATTCAAAATCTAGTTTCTGGCGATATATCAGGAAGAATAAAGAGGTAG
- the fbp gene encoding class 1 fructose-bisphosphatase: protein MNLKHQTLGELIIENQKNSNYSSGELSKLLNGIGLAAKLVNHEVNKAGLVDILGGVGEYNVQGEAQQKLDLMANNTFIDTLTKREIVCGIASEEEESFININSLDLKNKNKYVLLIDPLDGSSNIDVNVSVGTIFSIYKRVTKIGTPVEIEDFLQEGNKQIAAGYIIYGSSTMLVLTTGQGVNGFTLNPAIGTFYLSHPNMRQPENGEIYSINEGNSAFFSKGLNEYLDFCKQPLDNKPAYKARYVGSLVADFHRNLIKGGIYLYPQTKIDLKGKLRLLYECNPIAFLAKQAGGEETDGKQSVLDIKPKKLHERVPFFTGSSNMVNKLKSFLKEEE from the coding sequence ATGAACCTTAAGCATCAAACATTAGGAGAGCTCATTATCGAGAATCAAAAGAATTCTAACTATTCCTCTGGAGAGCTTTCAAAACTTCTTAACGGAATTGGTCTTGCCGCCAAACTAGTCAACCATGAAGTTAATAAAGCTGGTTTAGTAGATATTTTAGGCGGTGTGGGAGAATACAATGTACAAGGTGAAGCCCAGCAAAAGCTTGACTTAATGGCTAACAACACCTTCATTGACACCTTAACAAAACGCGAGATTGTTTGCGGAATAGCTTCTGAAGAAGAAGAAAGCTTTATCAATATAAACAGCCTTGACCTCAAAAATAAAAACAAGTACGTCTTATTAATTGACCCATTAGATGGCTCTAGCAATATTGATGTAAACGTATCTGTTGGTACCATTTTTTCTATTTATAAGCGAGTTACCAAAATTGGAACGCCTGTAGAAATTGAAGATTTTCTTCAAGAGGGTAATAAACAAATTGCCGCTGGTTATATCATTTACGGTAGTTCTACCATGCTGGTACTAACCACAGGCCAAGGTGTAAATGGCTTTACCCTTAACCCAGCTATCGGCACTTTTTATCTGTCACATCCAAATATGAGACAACCAGAAAACGGAGAAATTTACTCCATTAATGAGGGTAATAGTGCATTTTTCTCAAAGGGATTAAACGAATATCTAGATTTCTGTAAGCAGCCATTGGACAACAAACCAGCTTATAAAGCGAGATATGTGGGTTCATTGGTCGCAGACTTTCACAGAAACCTTATAAAAGGTGGAATTTATTTGTATCCACAAACCAAAATTGACCTAAAAGGAAAGCTTCGTTTACTTTACGAATGTAATCCTATAGCATTTTTGGCTAAACAAGCTGGCGGCGAAGAGACTGATGGAAAGCAATCTGTCTTAGATATTAAGCCAAAAAAGCTTCATGAAAGAGTACCTTTTTTCACAGGTAGTAGTAATATGGTAAATAAACTTAAAAGTTTCCTGAAAGAGGAAGAATAA
- the hisD gene encoding histidinol dehydrogenase, translating to MKLFDKPEKKDWKTILARPTADIAEIEGRVQPILDEVRKNGDEALRKFALAFDNILLNDFEVSSSDLDAAEAELSDELKDAIKLAYANVYKFHEAQKSEPEVIETMPGVQCWRKSVGIEKVGIYIPGGTAPLFSTVLMLGIPAKIAGCKEIILCSPSNHPAILFAAKLVGVTKVFRIGGAQAVAALAYGTESVPQVSKIFGPGNQYVTAAKQLVSKEGVAIDMPAGPSEVAVFADDSAEPAFVAADLLSQAEHGIDSQVILVSTSVDMITAVQKEVYLQLEDLPRKELAAASLESSKCILVSSQEEAIDILNEYAAEHLILAVENAEEVGEKIVNAGSIFLGNYTPESCGDYASGTNHTLPTNGFAKAYSGVSLDSFVKKITFQKITKEGLEKLGPAVQIMAEAESLQGHSNAVKVRLK from the coding sequence ATGAAGTTATTTGATAAGCCTGAAAAGAAGGACTGGAAAACTATTTTGGCTAGACCAACAGCTGACATCGCTGAAATTGAGGGTAGAGTACAACCTATTTTGGACGAAGTTAGAAAGAACGGAGATGAGGCTTTAAGAAAGTTCGCCTTGGCATTTGACAATATTCTTCTAAATGATTTTGAAGTTAGTTCTAGTGATTTAGATGCCGCCGAGGCAGAACTAAGTGACGAACTCAAAGATGCTATCAAGTTAGCATATGCTAATGTTTATAAGTTTCATGAAGCTCAAAAATCAGAACCTGAGGTTATAGAAACTATGCCTGGCGTGCAATGCTGGCGTAAATCGGTTGGAATAGAGAAGGTTGGTATTTATATTCCAGGTGGAACAGCTCCTCTTTTTTCTACAGTTTTGATGTTAGGAATTCCTGCTAAGATTGCTGGGTGTAAAGAAATTATACTTTGCTCACCGAGCAATCATCCTGCTATATTATTTGCAGCCAAATTAGTTGGCGTTACAAAAGTTTTCAGAATTGGTGGAGCACAAGCTGTAGCTGCTTTAGCTTATGGTACGGAATCTGTCCCACAAGTGTCGAAGATTTTTGGACCTGGTAACCAGTATGTTACCGCTGCAAAGCAGCTGGTGAGTAAAGAAGGCGTAGCTATTGATATGCCCGCAGGACCATCAGAGGTTGCTGTTTTTGCGGATGATTCTGCCGAACCAGCCTTTGTAGCTGCTGATTTACTTTCTCAGGCTGAACATGGCATAGATAGCCAAGTTATTTTGGTTTCTACTTCGGTAGATATGATTACGGCGGTACAGAAAGAAGTTTATTTGCAACTGGAAGACTTGCCGAGAAAAGAATTGGCGGCTGCTTCTCTAGAAAGTTCTAAATGTATTTTGGTGTCTTCGCAGGAAGAGGCTATTGATATTTTAAATGAATACGCAGCGGAGCATTTGATTTTAGCGGTGGAAAACGCCGAAGAAGTAGGGGAGAAGATAGTGAACGCTGGTTCTATATTCTTGGGTAATTATACACCAGAATCATGTGGCGACTATGCCTCAGGTACAAATCATACGCTTCCAACTAATGGTTTTGCTAAAGCTTATTCCGGCGTTTCATTAGATAGTTTCGTAAAGAAAATTACTTTTCAGAAAATCACGAAAGAAGGTCTAGAGAAGTTAGGACCTGCGGTTCAAATTATGGCCGAAGCGGAGTCGCTTCAAGGTCACTCTAATGCTGTAAAGGTTCGATTGAAATAG
- the hisG gene encoding ATP phosphoribosyltransferase produces the protein MKKLKIAIQKSGRLSDDSVKLFKACGIKFEVGKSKLMSESKNFPAEFLFLRDDDIPGYVADGVADVGIVGDNVLVEHECHVNRVKSLGFSKCRLSLAVSRDVDYSGVSYFEGKSIATSYPNILGKFLKENGVNAQIHFISGSVEIAPGIGLAEGVCDIVSTGGTLLSNGLKEVEPIFNSEAILIANNSLSKEKLELLDRIVFRMNAVQTADTHKYVLLNAPNDKIERIINIMPGMKSPTITPLAKEGWSSIHSVLKESDFWENIEAMRNMGAEGILVIPIEKMIF, from the coding sequence ATGAAAAAACTTAAAATTGCCATTCAAAAATCGGGAAGGCTGAGCGACGATTCTGTAAAACTTTTTAAAGCTTGCGGAATTAAGTTTGAAGTAGGAAAATCAAAGTTGATGTCGGAGTCTAAAAACTTTCCAGCAGAATTCCTTTTTTTAAGGGATGATGATATTCCTGGATATGTGGCTGACGGTGTTGCAGATGTAGGAATAGTAGGGGATAATGTTCTGGTGGAGCATGAATGTCATGTCAATAGAGTTAAAAGCCTTGGATTCTCTAAGTGTAGACTTTCTTTAGCAGTATCTAGGGATGTAGATTATTCTGGAGTTTCATATTTTGAGGGTAAAAGTATTGCTACTTCATATCCTAATATATTAGGTAAATTTCTGAAAGAGAATGGTGTTAATGCACAAATTCACTTTATCAGTGGCTCTGTAGAGATAGCTCCAGGAATTGGTTTAGCTGAAGGCGTTTGTGATATAGTTAGTACTGGAGGTACTTTATTGAGCAATGGTTTAAAAGAAGTAGAACCTATTTTTAATTCGGAAGCCATTCTTATAGCTAACAATAGTTTATCTAAAGAAAAATTAGAGCTACTGGATAGAATTGTTTTCAGAATGAACGCTGTTCAAACTGCCGATACGCACAAATATGTGCTATTAAATGCTCCGAATGATAAGATTGAGCGTATTATCAATATTATGCCTGGAATGAAAAGTCCAACCATTACACCGCTAGCCAAAGAAGGTTGGAGCTCAATTCACTCTGTATTAAAAGAAAGTGATTTCTGGGAAAATATAGAAGCCATGCGTAATATGGGTGCTGAGGGAATATTGGTAATACCTATTGAGAAAATGATATTCTAG
- a CDS encoding prephenate dehydrogenase, with product MRIGIIGLGDMGLLYARIFSEACYKVSGCDLPQNFASLKEKLKDTNVDLLQDGVSVAQQSDFILFCVETENIDAVVKQIAPGISETAIVAGQTSIKAPEITAFEKYLKPQTNIATIHPLHGPAVNPIGQTLIAINHRCDLEKFSELLSLLKHTGSKIEILGSAEEHDKMMADVQVVTHIGFESIGTSFMHRGVYPWLNPLLSGGLDTLKMLMTLRIFSYKHHVYAGMALMNPFGKNHVRAYAESENQLFGLMISEEEETFRKVIKDAKAKVFADFEGKLMLNDKLMNEYSLHQSEEYKPNSHLSLMAMVLTWAKLETNPYKNKVIQTPPFKLRVGMAEYLFMNDDLLEESIQTALYDKTIRKDDLSFHTSVQEWAHIIEVGDKVGYESHFERTKAFLSDKLEEGRLRSGMIIERLNNEQG from the coding sequence ATGAGAATAGGAATAATCGGTTTGGGAGACATGGGCTTGCTTTATGCCAGAATTTTCTCTGAGGCCTGTTATAAAGTTTCCGGATGTGATCTGCCACAGAATTTTGCTTCTCTTAAAGAAAAGTTAAAGGATACAAATGTTGATTTGTTGCAAGATGGTGTGTCGGTTGCTCAGCAGTCTGACTTTATACTATTTTGTGTAGAAACAGAAAACATTGATGCTGTAGTAAAGCAAATTGCTCCAGGTATTAGTGAAACAGCCATTGTCGCTGGACAAACATCTATAAAAGCCCCAGAAATAACGGCATTTGAGAAGTACCTAAAACCTCAAACTAATATTGCCACTATACACCCTTTACATGGGCCTGCGGTCAACCCTATTGGACAAACTTTAATAGCCATCAATCATAGATGCGATCTGGAGAAGTTTAGCGAACTGTTAAGTCTTTTAAAACATACTGGTTCAAAAATAGAAATTCTTGGCTCTGCTGAAGAACATGACAAAATGATGGCCGATGTTCAGGTGGTAACGCACATTGGCTTTGAAAGTATTGGTACTTCCTTTATGCATAGGGGAGTTTATCCTTGGTTAAATCCACTCCTATCGGGTGGCTTAGATACTTTGAAGATGTTAATGACTCTTCGAATTTTTAGCTACAAACACCATGTATACGCAGGAATGGCCCTAATGAATCCCTTTGGGAAAAATCATGTAAGAGCTTATGCGGAGTCCGAAAATCAACTTTTTGGGCTTATGATTTCGGAAGAAGAAGAGACTTTCAGAAAAGTCATTAAGGATGCGAAGGCAAAAGTTTTTGCCGACTTCGAGGGTAAGTTGATGCTCAATGATAAACTGATGAATGAGTATTCTCTACATCAATCTGAAGAGTATAAACCAAACTCACACCTAAGCCTTATGGCAATGGTTTTAACGTGGGCTAAGTTAGAGACAAATCCATACAAGAATAAAGTAATTCAAACGCCACCTTTTAAATTAAGAGTAGGTATGGCGGAGTATCTTTTTATGAACGATGATTTATTAGAAGAGTCCATTCAAACGGCTCTTTATGATAAAACAATAAGAAAAGATGATTTGTCGTTTCATACTTCGGTTCAGGAATGGGCACATATTATAGAAGTAGGAGATAAAGTAGGTTACGAGAGCCACTTTGAAAGAACAAAAGCATTCTTATCTGATAAACTGGAGGAAGGTAGGTTAAGAAGCGGAATGATTATTGAAAGATTGAATAATGAACAAGGTTGA
- a CDS encoding WcaF family extracellular polysaccharide biosynthesis acetyltransferase, with amino-acid sequence MNKVDLSKYDNSWYNHGPLYRRLLWLLFGRIFINTYFPIPTKFKIIVLRVFGAKMGENIMIKPKVNIKYPWLLEVGDNTWIGEQVWIDNLDFVKVGTNVCLSQGVMLLTGNHDYKSRKFDLMVGKITLEDGVWIGAKSLVAPGVICHEHSVLGAASLLSKSLPSNEIWSGNPAIFLRNRIIE; translated from the coding sequence ATGAACAAGGTTGATTTATCTAAATATGACAATTCATGGTATAACCATGGACCGCTTTATAGAAGACTGCTATGGCTCCTATTTGGTAGAATATTTATAAATACCTATTTCCCTATTCCTACGAAATTCAAAATTATAGTTTTAAGAGTCTTCGGGGCTAAGATGGGTGAAAACATAATGATTAAACCAAAAGTTAACATCAAGTATCCTTGGTTGTTGGAGGTTGGTGATAATACTTGGATTGGCGAACAAGTATGGATTGATAATTTGGATTTTGTCAAAGTTGGAACCAACGTTTGTCTATCTCAAGGAGTTATGTTACTAACCGGGAACCATGACTATAAAAGTCGGAAGTTTGATCTTATGGTTGGTAAAATAACTTTAGAAGATGGTGTTTGGATTGGAGCAAAAAGTTTAGTTGCTCCTGGCGTCATTTGCCATGAACATTCCGTATTAGGAGCGGCATCCCTATTAAGTAAAAGTTTGCCTTCTAATGAGATTTGGTCAGGAAATCCTGCTATTTTCCTACGAAATAGGATAATAGAATAA
- a CDS encoding glycosyltransferase family 4 protein — protein MRLIFEEIVGDPNVQIFFSIVLSLLVTWRSIPVIRNICMLRGLMENPVKRSSHSSPTPTFGGIAIFAGTLMGYMLWNFEDEGYLMHKIFAGLLILFFLGLKDDLYALAPLKKIGSQVIASVLVVVGSDLRITSFFGIFGIHELPYVLSVLFTIFIFVALINSFNLIDGIDGLSGGIGMIASAGFGWWFILNEQWSMACLGFSLAASLLGFLRYNYSKTTKIFMGDTGSLIVGYLVTILAVRFINLNETANFSPGQHFVSAPVIALSLLSVPIFDTLRVFGVRILKGRSPFEADRLHLHHLLVDNGLTHLASSLTLYGMTIALSIFTYSLRSFFSNTALSFYVITVFALYLAFSQWLEIRRFKNHRTKLNQNGTSKPKKSTLDLEGSISKN, from the coding sequence GTGAGATTAATATTTGAAGAAATCGTTGGTGATCCAAACGTGCAAATTTTCTTTAGCATTGTTTTGTCGTTGTTGGTCACATGGCGTTCCATTCCTGTAATACGAAACATTTGTATGTTGAGAGGTCTGATGGAAAATCCAGTAAAACGGAGTTCCCATAGCTCTCCTACACCTACTTTTGGCGGAATTGCCATTTTTGCTGGGACCTTGATGGGTTATATGCTTTGGAATTTTGAAGACGAAGGCTACCTCATGCATAAGATATTTGCAGGGCTTTTGATTCTATTTTTCTTAGGCTTGAAAGATGACCTCTATGCCTTAGCTCCTCTAAAAAAAATAGGCTCTCAAGTAATCGCTTCTGTTCTAGTAGTGGTTGGCAGTGACTTACGAATTACGAGCTTTTTTGGAATCTTCGGTATTCATGAACTTCCATATGTTTTAAGCGTACTCTTCACCATATTTATTTTTGTAGCCTTGATTAACTCTTTTAACCTTATTGACGGCATTGACGGTCTTTCAGGTGGAATAGGCATGATTGCCAGTGCTGGTTTTGGATGGTGGTTCATTTTAAATGAACAATGGTCCATGGCTTGTTTAGGATTTTCTCTTGCAGCTTCCTTATTGGGTTTTCTCCGGTACAATTATTCTAAGACCACTAAAATATTCATGGGAGACACGGGTTCTCTCATAGTTGGTTACTTAGTAACCATTCTTGCGGTGAGGTTTATAAACCTAAACGAGACTGCTAATTTTTCGCCTGGTCAGCACTTTGTTAGTGCTCCAGTAATTGCATTGTCCTTACTAAGTGTTCCCATTTTTGATACACTAAGAGTATTTGGCGTAAGAATTTTAAAAGGACGCTCTCCTTTTGAAGCGGATAGACTACACTTGCACCATTTACTAGTTGATAATGGTTTAACCCATTTAGCTTCTTCACTGACGCTTTACGGAATGACTATAGCACTTTCTATATTCACTTATAGTCTTAGAAGCTTCTTCAGTAATACTGCCCTTTCTTTCTACGTAATTACTGTTTTTGCTCTCTATTTAGCTTTCAGTCAATGGTTAGAAATTAGAAGATTTAAGAACCATAGAACTAAGTTAAATCAAAATGGTACTTCTAAACCAAAAAAATCAACTCTAGATTTGGAAGGTTCCATCTCTAAGAATTGA
- the guaA gene encoding glutamine-hydrolyzing GMP synthase, which translates to MDEKIIIIDFGSQLTQLIARRVREHNVYCEIHPFNHIPEIDDTVKGIILSGSPCSVREVDAPMVDLKHLISKVPLLGVCYGAQLLADSLGGNVEASTTREYGRAILGKIEDNNSLFANIAVGTQTWMSHGDTITNLPSNARVIASTDSVEMAAFQFNDVEVYGIQFHPEVTHTTDGKTLLKNFLVGICGCAQSWTSDSFVETSVAEMKEQLGDDKVVLGLSGGVDSSVAAMLIHKAIGKNLYCIFVDNGLLRKNEFEEVLESYKGLGLNVKGVNAKDKFYEALKGLTDPELKRKAIGKTFIEVFDDEAHQIQDVKWLAQGTIYPDIIESVSVKGPSATIKSHHNVGGLPDYMKLKIVEPLKLLFKDGVREVGAAMEMPTAILSRHPFPGPGLGIRILGDITAEKVRILQEVDYFFIQGLKDAGLYDGVWQAGSMLLPVQSVGVMGDERTYESVVALRAVTSVDGMTADWAHLPYEFLADVSNKIINNVKGVNRVVYDISSKPPATIEWE; encoded by the coding sequence ATGGACGAAAAAATAATAATTATTGATTTTGGTTCTCAGCTAACGCAATTGATAGCTCGTAGAGTTAGAGAGCATAATGTTTATTGTGAAATTCACCCTTTTAATCATATTCCTGAAATAGACGATACAGTAAAGGGCATAATCTTATCTGGAAGTCCATGCTCTGTTAGAGAAGTGGATGCTCCAATGGTAGATTTGAAGCATTTAATTTCAAAAGTGCCTCTTTTAGGAGTTTGTTATGGAGCACAACTTCTTGCAGATAGTTTAGGTGGAAATGTGGAAGCTTCTACTACTAGAGAATATGGGAGAGCTATTTTAGGTAAAATTGAAGATAATAACAGTCTCTTTGCCAATATTGCTGTAGGTACACAAACTTGGATGTCTCATGGAGATACCATTACTAATTTGCCTTCAAATGCAAGAGTTATTGCTTCTACTGATTCTGTAGAAATGGCCGCTTTTCAATTTAACGATGTTGAAGTTTACGGTATTCAGTTTCATCCAGAGGTTACACATACCACAGATGGAAAGACTTTACTTAAGAACTTTTTAGTAGGGATTTGTGGCTGTGCCCAATCTTGGACTTCCGATTCTTTTGTAGAAACATCGGTAGCAGAGATGAAAGAGCAGTTAGGCGATGATAAGGTAGTATTAGGTCTTTCTGGAGGTGTTGATTCTTCTGTGGCGGCCATGTTAATTCATAAGGCTATCGGTAAAAACCTTTACTGCATTTTTGTGGATAATGGTTTACTGCGTAAAAATGAGTTTGAAGAAGTACTGGAGTCTTATAAAGGCTTAGGCTTAAATGTAAAAGGAGTTAATGCCAAAGATAAGTTCTATGAAGCATTGAAGGGGCTAACTGACCCTGAGCTAAAAAGAAAGGCGATTGGTAAAACGTTTATTGAAGTGTTTGATGATGAAGCTCATCAGATTCAAGATGTAAAATGGTTAGCACAGGGAACTATTTACCCAGATATAATTGAGTCCGTTTCTGTTAAAGGACCTTCTGCTACTATAAAGTCACATCATAATGTAGGTGGTTTACCTGATTATATGAAACTTAAGATAGTAGAGCCTTTGAAATTGCTATTTAAAGATGGTGTAAGAGAAGTAGGAGCAGCCATGGAAATGCCTACGGCTATTCTTAGCAGGCATCCATTTCCTGGTCCAGGACTTGGAATTAGAATTTTAGGAGACATTACAGCTGAAAAAGTAAGAATACTTCAGGAGGTTGACTATTTCTTCATTCAGGGTTTGAAAGATGCTGGGCTTTATGACGGCGTTTGGCAAGCAGGCTCTATGCTTCTTCCGGTACAAAGTGTAGGAGTAATGGGAGATGAGAGAACTTATGAAAGTGTGGTGGCACTAAGAGCAGTTACAAGTGTAGATGGTATGACAGCTGACTGGGCACACCTTCCATATGAGTTTTTAGCAGACGTGTCTAATAAGATTATAAATAATGTAAAAGGTGTAAACAGAGTTGTTTATGACATCAGTTCAAAACCGCCTGCAACTATTGAGTGGGAGTAA